One Nitrospira sp. DNA window includes the following coding sequences:
- a CDS encoding ribosomal-protein-S18p-alanine acetyltransferase: MVAERVLIEPATADALDEVLAIEQACFSSPWTRKMLAAELSGNPFAHFLLAKCPDPPSGSLVVAGYFCFWIVFEEVRLMNLAVLARFRRQGVARRLVCTALQTGLERGANRAMLEVRASNHEARTLYHRLGFRHTATRTRYYVNPDEDAVLMEMTPLHVGPLCVRQRELPEPGDTTVIHGRV, translated from the coding sequence ATGGTTGCGGAGAGGGTGCTGATCGAACCGGCCACCGCCGATGCGCTCGATGAGGTTCTGGCCATCGAACAGGCTTGCTTCTCCTCCCCCTGGACGCGCAAAATGTTGGCGGCGGAACTGTCCGGTAATCCATTTGCCCATTTCCTGCTCGCGAAGTGCCCTGATCCTCCGTCAGGGTCCCTCGTGGTTGCAGGCTATTTCTGTTTTTGGATCGTGTTCGAAGAAGTGCGGTTGATGAACCTGGCCGTGCTCGCTCGGTTCCGCCGACAGGGCGTCGCGAGGCGGCTGGTCTGTACGGCATTACAAACCGGGTTGGAACGGGGTGCGAATCGGGCTATGCTGGAGGTACGGGCGTCGAATCACGAGGCCCGGACTCTTTATCACCGGCTGGGATTTCGCCACACTGCCACGCGGACTCGCTACTATGTCAACCCCGACGAGGATGCGGTGCTGATGGAGATGACGCCGCTTCACGTGGGGCCTCTCTGTGTGCGGCAGCGTGAACTTCCGGAGCCGGGCGACACAACGGTCATCCATGGACGTGTGTAG
- a CDS encoding DUF369 domain-containing protein: protein MTTNGSVRRIRIKVGGVHLDAELKGTRTAEEIYRALPAEGPLNVWGEEFYFKIAGVKDHRETATTQVKVGDVAFWGAGQVLAIFFGRTPMSMGADPVPADRVNVVGRVLGDAAILRQAMNAGTIRVERVEQGAPVG from the coding sequence ATGACCACGAATGGAAGCGTGAGGCGGATTCGAATCAAAGTCGGCGGCGTTCATCTGGATGCGGAATTGAAAGGCACCAGGACGGCGGAGGAAATTTACCGGGCCTTGCCCGCTGAAGGACCGTTGAATGTCTGGGGCGAAGAGTTCTATTTTAAGATCGCCGGCGTGAAGGACCACCGCGAGACGGCAACGACCCAGGTGAAGGTCGGGGATGTGGCCTTTTGGGGTGCCGGCCAGGTGTTGGCGATTTTTTTCGGACGGACTCCGATGAGCATGGGTGCCGATCCTGTGCCGGCGGATCGGGTTAATGTGGTGGGACGTGTGTTGGGGGATGCGGCGATCCTGCGTCAGGCGATGAACGCCGGCACGATCCGAGTGGAACGTGTGGAACAGGGGGCGCCGGTCGGGTAA
- a CDS encoding tRNA threonylcarbamoyladenosine biosynthesis protein TsaB has product MHLLAIDTATAWQSVALLQDERVLALVEQDAEGSHARRLMGAIDRVLKDAGLSLQVLQGLALSIGPGSFTGLRVGLATLLGFRSVMGTPVVPVPTLEAMAWNLRTVSGLLVPVLKSRKNEVYWAAYEWLPGAVLHRHMGERVGPPSSVAQALQGATACTLFGDGWQAYGLEIRQAIESVGGKPQEVASEQQRPSAVSVALAARLRFERGEVAGQSPAPLYGQRAEAEVKFDELQGLSAVERRRQRVAGKRGRSRRPVDRGSAAARTRK; this is encoded by the coding sequence ATGCATCTTCTGGCTATCGATACGGCGACGGCATGGCAAAGCGTGGCGCTGTTACAAGACGAGCGGGTGCTGGCACTGGTCGAACAGGATGCTGAGGGCTCCCATGCGCGCAGGCTGATGGGCGCCATCGACCGGGTGCTTAAGGATGCGGGACTGTCGTTGCAGGTTCTGCAGGGGCTGGCCCTGTCGATCGGGCCAGGGTCGTTCACCGGCCTGCGGGTGGGACTGGCGACCCTGTTGGGTTTTCGGTCGGTCATGGGAACGCCGGTGGTACCGGTGCCGACCCTGGAGGCCATGGCTTGGAATCTGCGCACTGTGTCAGGACTGCTCGTGCCGGTGCTCAAGAGCCGGAAGAATGAAGTGTACTGGGCCGCCTACGAGTGGCTGCCTGGGGCTGTGTTGCATCGACACATGGGCGAACGGGTGGGGCCTCCGTCATCGGTTGCTCAGGCGCTGCAAGGAGCAACAGCCTGTACGTTGTTCGGGGATGGTTGGCAAGCCTATGGGCTGGAGATCCGGCAGGCCATCGAGTCCGTCGGAGGAAAACCGCAGGAGGTTGCGTCGGAACAGCAACGTCCCTCTGCCGTCAGCGTGGCCCTCGCGGCGAGGCTGCGGTTTGAGCGCGGCGAGGTGGCGGGACAGAGCCCCGCCCCACTCTATGGGCAGCGGGCCGAGGCGGAAGTGAAGTTCGACGAACTGCAGGGGCTATCGGCGGTCGAGCGGCGGCGGCAACGGGTGGCGGGCAAGAGGGGGCGAAGCCGACGGCCTGTCGATCGTGGAAGCGCCGCCGCACGCACAAGGAAATAG
- a CDS encoding Enoyl-[acyl-carrier-protein] reductase [NADH], with the protein MLLEGKKGLIIGVANKHSIAWAIAQAAAREGAELMFNYQNERLRENVEELVQTLPGASASACDVGDDGQIEALVKEAGRKLGRLDFLVHSIAFAPREELTGAFLNTTRQGFSTALDVSAYSLVAVTRAAVPLMTEGGSVVTLTYLGSERVVPHYNVMGVAKAALEATVRYLANDLGPKNIRVNAVSAGPIKTLAARGVSGISKMVDHHRAFAPLRRATEQGEVGDTALFLVSPLGRGITGEVIYVDGGYHILGSLASVD; encoded by the coding sequence ATGTTGTTGGAAGGGAAGAAGGGCCTCATCATCGGTGTGGCCAATAAACACAGCATCGCCTGGGCGATCGCGCAGGCAGCGGCGCGTGAAGGCGCAGAATTGATGTTCAACTATCAGAACGAGCGGTTGCGCGAAAACGTTGAAGAATTGGTGCAGACCCTGCCCGGCGCATCGGCCTCGGCGTGCGACGTCGGAGATGACGGCCAGATCGAGGCGTTGGTGAAGGAAGCCGGACGGAAATTGGGCCGGCTGGATTTTCTGGTCCATTCCATCGCCTTTGCCCCGCGGGAAGAACTGACGGGAGCGTTTCTGAATACCACCCGCCAGGGTTTTTCGACGGCCCTCGATGTGAGCGCCTATTCCCTCGTGGCCGTCACCCGGGCGGCTGTCCCATTGATGACGGAGGGCGGGTCGGTCGTCACCTTGACCTATCTTGGGAGTGAGCGGGTCGTGCCCCATTACAATGTGATGGGCGTGGCCAAGGCGGCGCTGGAGGCGACGGTGCGCTACTTGGCGAACGATCTGGGGCCGAAGAACATCCGGGTCAATGCGGTCTCTGCCGGGCCGATCAAGACGTTGGCGGCGCGGGGCGTGTCCGGAATCAGCAAGATGGTCGACCACCACCGTGCCTTTGCCCCGCTCCGGCGGGCGACCGAGCAGGGCGAGGTCGGCGATACGGCGCTGTTTTTGGTCAGTCCATTGGGCCGCGGCATCACCGGAGAGGTGATCTACGTCGATGGGGGGTACCATATTCTTGGGTCGCTGGCTTCCGTCGACTAG
- a CDS encoding outer membrane efflux protein, translated as MKRLLHRTTFLTLIALSMTATATIGSHAMESEPPTTLPNGSFLGVQQAVDIAVKHHPILLEGAANLKASEARTEQARSLYYPQVYANADAAAGSARINPRFVTPAGGLLQPNLSQYTVGALASQRIYDFGYTQNLVESSNLFRRASEQDISARRALVLLQVQRAYLTSLKRRRLVQIAEETVRERGQIAGQIETLYRQQLKSKLDFDLARVELVNAQSLLVRSRNDLKSSFADLNRTMGIAGAEDYVLEDISIEVRPQKTLESLIGESLSHPEVKRAKEQRASAEARLRAMKRQYLPTVSAIASGGSFDTFDPNRQVPTGGWWAAGALVSMPIFTGFLIENQVREASAQQAAAEAVSLNVEQALTQQVTNAYLDTITFAQQITLAEEQVKTAQEALQLSRQRYKLGLGTVVEVTQSEVAVTAAQTRLAETQYDYKIAEVTLAYTSQGEGTGRVQLLSRSVRRDGPVTRFSRLHETTEGK; from the coding sequence ATGAAACGCTTGCTGCACCGCACTACCTTCCTGACGCTGATTGCCCTTTCTATGACAGCGACCGCCACAATCGGCTCTCACGCCATGGAATCGGAACCACCGACCACCTTGCCGAACGGCAGTTTCCTCGGCGTGCAGCAGGCGGTCGACATCGCCGTCAAACATCACCCGATCCTCCTCGAAGGCGCGGCGAATTTGAAGGCGTCCGAAGCACGCACCGAACAGGCGCGTTCCCTCTACTATCCGCAAGTCTATGCGAACGCCGACGCCGCCGCCGGGTCGGCCCGCATCAATCCCCGTTTCGTGACGCCGGCCGGTGGATTGCTTCAACCCAACCTCAGCCAATATACGGTCGGCGCCCTGGCGAGCCAGAGGATCTATGATTTCGGCTATACCCAAAACCTGGTGGAGTCGTCGAACCTGTTCCGGCGCGCGAGCGAGCAGGATATCAGCGCCCGGCGGGCCCTCGTCCTTTTGCAGGTCCAGCGGGCGTACCTGACGAGCCTGAAGCGGCGTCGCCTGGTTCAGATCGCCGAGGAAACCGTCCGGGAGCGCGGACAAATCGCCGGCCAGATCGAAACCCTGTACCGGCAACAACTGAAATCCAAGCTCGATTTCGACTTGGCGCGGGTCGAGCTGGTGAACGCGCAATCGTTGTTGGTGCGCAGCCGTAACGATCTCAAATCCAGCTTCGCCGATTTGAACCGCACGATGGGCATCGCCGGCGCGGAGGACTACGTGCTCGAAGACATTTCCATCGAAGTGCGGCCGCAGAAAACGCTGGAGAGTTTGATCGGCGAAAGCCTGTCCCATCCCGAGGTCAAGCGGGCAAAGGAACAGAGGGCCTCGGCGGAGGCCAGGCTCCGCGCGATGAAACGACAGTACCTCCCGACCGTCTCGGCGATCGCCAGCGGAGGGAGCTTTGACACCTTCGATCCGAATCGCCAGGTCCCGACCGGCGGGTGGTGGGCGGCCGGCGCATTGGTCTCCATGCCGATCTTCACCGGCTTCCTGATCGAAAACCAGGTGCGTGAAGCGAGCGCCCAACAGGCGGCGGCGGAGGCGGTCAGTCTGAACGTCGAACAGGCGCTGACGCAACAGGTGACGAACGCCTACCTGGATACGATCACCTTCGCGCAACAGATCACATTGGCGGAGGAACAGGTCAAGACGGCCCAGGAAGCGTTGCAACTCTCAAGACAGCGTTACAAACTCGGGCTGGGCACGGTGGTCGAAGTCACGCAATCGGAAGTGGCGGTGACGGCGGCACAAACCCGTCTGGCTGAAACACAATATGACTACAAGATCGCCGAGGTTACGTTGGCCTACACATCTCAAGGCGAAGGCACCGGCCGCGTTCAACTGCTGAGCCGCTCGGTGCGCAGGGACGGTCCCGTAACCCGGTTCAGCCGCCTGCATGAAACGACTGAGGGAAAATAG
- a CDS encoding Twin-arginine translocation protein TatC: MLAPLAAHIQSLKKRLLIIAVTLGLAFAAAFAYSAEMVAWLNRPFPNQLVFYGPTEALFASIKVSFLAGLILSLPIIFYHVWKFIEPALLPKEQRWAIPLFLLAALLFALGLVFCNLVILPLVIDFFVSFGMDRDITPALGVGTYIDFNVKFLLIFGCAFELPLVLTLLSRVGVVSAATLAHYRKHAIMAALIISAIVTPDATLFTMLLMAVPLMVLYEIGIIGAKLFGRSGGPTAGVNLPLDPDIPIRTAGHRVR, translated from the coding sequence ATGCTCGCACCACTGGCCGCCCATATTCAGTCGCTCAAGAAGCGGCTGCTGATCATCGCGGTGACGTTGGGCCTCGCGTTTGCCGCAGCGTTTGCCTACTCGGCCGAGATGGTGGCTTGGCTCAATCGCCCATTTCCCAACCAATTGGTGTTCTACGGGCCGACGGAAGCGCTGTTTGCCTCCATCAAGGTTTCGTTTCTGGCCGGCCTCATCTTGAGTCTGCCGATCATTTTTTACCACGTCTGGAAGTTCATCGAGCCGGCGCTGCTCCCGAAGGAACAGCGCTGGGCGATTCCCCTGTTCCTGCTTGCCGCCTTGCTGTTTGCGCTCGGGTTGGTCTTCTGTAACCTTGTCATTCTGCCGCTCGTCATCGATTTCTTCGTCAGCTTCGGGATGGACCGCGATATCACCCCGGCCTTGGGCGTGGGGACCTATATCGACTTCAACGTGAAATTCCTGCTGATCTTCGGCTGCGCCTTCGAGTTGCCGTTGGTGTTGACGCTGTTGTCGCGGGTGGGGGTGGTCTCCGCGGCGACGCTGGCGCATTATCGTAAACATGCCATCATGGCGGCGCTGATCATCTCGGCGATCGTGACGCCGGACGCCACGTTGTTCACCATGCTGCTGATGGCGGTGCCCCTCATGGTGTTGTACGAGATCGGCATCATCGGTGCCAAGCTGTTCGGGCGAAGCGGCGGGCCTACCGCAGGCGTGAATTTGCCGCTCGATCCTGATATACCGATACGAACCGCCGGCCACCGAGTCCGGTGA
- a CDS encoding Peptidyl-prolyl cis-trans isomerase, which produces MTAQAGSPQATITVTSKNEPWGQIVLRLFPDVAPNHVKNFVDLAKQGFYNGTTFHRVIPGFMIQGGDPNSKNPDRASHGMGGPGHKVKAEFNSKPHKRGTLSMARANDPDSAGSQFFICVNDANFLDWQYTVFGEVQSGLDVVDKVVNVKRDGRDNPLERIEMTVTITE; this is translated from the coding sequence ATGACTGCACAAGCAGGTTCACCACAAGCGACCATCACCGTGACCTCGAAAAACGAGCCGTGGGGGCAAATCGTCCTGCGATTGTTTCCCGACGTGGCGCCCAACCATGTGAAGAACTTCGTGGATCTGGCGAAGCAGGGGTTCTACAACGGCACCACGTTCCACCGGGTGATTCCGGGGTTCATGATTCAGGGCGGCGATCCGAACAGCAAGAATCCGGACCGCGCATCACACGGCATGGGCGGGCCGGGACACAAGGTGAAGGCGGAGTTCAACAGCAAGCCGCATAAGCGGGGCACCCTGTCCATGGCGCGTGCCAACGATCCGGACAGCGCCGGGTCGCAATTTTTCATCTGCGTCAACGACGCCAACTTTCTGGACTGGCAATATACCGTGTTCGGTGAAGTGCAGAGCGGATTGGACGTGGTCGATAAGGTGGTCAATGTCAAACGCGACGGGCGGGATAATCCGCTGGAGCGCATTGAAATGACGGTCACGATCACGGAGTGA
- a CDS encoding DNA repair protein RadA — protein MKAKTTFHCQACGHQAPRWLGRCPDCAGWNTFKEERLPATPKGRQAMPKTAVASAMPISDIEIVGEPRRGTGMGEFDRVLGGGVVPGSVILIGGDPGIGKTTLLLQALPLLAAAGEQVLYVSGEESPRQIKMRGQRLGIGGKQLLILGETSLEQILKSIQEVQPAAVVVDSIQTVYTEQLTSAPGSISQVQEVAGQLMWFAKRSHVPVFIIGHVTKEGAIAGPRLLEHIVDTVLYFEGDKGHSYRILRAVKNRFGSTNEIGVFEMKEGGLEEVSNPSELFLAERPQRSTGSVVVSSLEGTRPILVELQALVSGTNYAMPKRMANGVEPNRLSLLLAVMEKRLGMHLSGQDVYVNVVGGIHIDEPAIDLGIVAAVTSSLRESPIDFTTLVMGEVGLGGEVRAISQAELRIREAAKMGFKRCLLPERNMVKLEQVEGIELIGIHEVGDALDAVLA, from the coding sequence ATGAAGGCGAAGACCACGTTTCATTGCCAAGCCTGCGGGCACCAGGCGCCGCGCTGGCTCGGACGTTGCCCCGACTGCGCAGGCTGGAATACCTTCAAGGAAGAGCGCCTGCCAGCGACTCCCAAAGGCCGCCAAGCCATGCCGAAAACGGCGGTGGCATCGGCCATGCCGATCTCCGACATCGAAATCGTGGGCGAACCGCGGCGCGGTACCGGCATGGGCGAGTTCGACCGCGTCCTGGGCGGAGGGGTGGTGCCGGGGTCCGTGATTTTAATCGGCGGCGATCCCGGCATCGGCAAGACCACGCTGTTGTTGCAGGCCTTGCCGCTCCTCGCGGCGGCCGGCGAGCAGGTCCTCTATGTCTCGGGCGAAGAGTCTCCCCGCCAGATCAAGATGCGGGGCCAGCGCCTGGGCATCGGCGGCAAGCAGCTGCTGATCCTCGGAGAAACGTCGCTTGAACAGATTCTCAAGTCCATCCAGGAGGTGCAGCCGGCGGCGGTGGTGGTGGATTCGATCCAGACAGTCTATACGGAGCAGCTCACGTCCGCCCCTGGGAGCATCAGCCAGGTGCAGGAGGTGGCGGGGCAACTGATGTGGTTCGCCAAGCGCAGCCACGTGCCGGTCTTCATCATCGGCCATGTCACAAAAGAAGGCGCCATTGCCGGGCCGCGACTCCTGGAACATATCGTCGATACGGTGTTGTATTTTGAAGGGGACAAGGGCCACAGCTACCGCATTCTACGGGCGGTAAAAAACCGGTTCGGTTCGACGAACGAGATCGGGGTTTTCGAAATGAAGGAGGGCGGGCTGGAGGAAGTCAGCAATCCCTCCGAGTTGTTTCTGGCCGAGCGGCCGCAACGGAGCACCGGCTCCGTGGTGGTGTCCAGCCTGGAGGGGACGAGGCCGATCCTGGTCGAGTTGCAGGCGCTGGTGTCCGGGACCAATTATGCGATGCCTAAGCGGATGGCCAACGGTGTGGAGCCCAACCGGCTCTCTCTGTTGCTGGCCGTGATGGAAAAGCGGTTAGGCATGCACCTCTCGGGACAGGATGTCTATGTGAACGTGGTCGGCGGGATCCACATCGACGAACCGGCCATCGACTTGGGCATTGTGGCGGCGGTCACGTCGAGCCTGCGCGAGAGCCCGATCGATTTTACGACGCTCGTGATGGGCGAGGTCGGGCTGGGGGGAGAGGTTCGGGCGATCAGTCAGGCTGAGCTGCGGATTCGCGAGGCGGCGAAGATGGGATTCAAACGTTGCCTGTTGCCGGAGCGGAACATGGTGAAGCTGGAGCAAGTCGAGGGCATTGAATTGATCGGGATCCATGAAGTCGGAGACGCGCTCGATGCGGTACTGGCCTGA
- a CDS encoding Thiol peroxidase, Bcp-type, producing MASELEVGTKAPDFSLPDQEGSKVSLKGLKGKQVVLYFYPKDDTSGCTKEACDFRDNLAPIKKAGAVVLGVSMDGKASHQKFIAKYGLPFALLSDEDAAICKAYGVYKEKSMYGRKYWGIERSTFVIDADGRLKALFRKVKVPGHVDEVLAALKA from the coding sequence ATGGCGAGCGAGTTGGAGGTGGGAACGAAGGCGCCGGATTTTTCCCTGCCGGATCAGGAGGGAAGCAAGGTGTCGCTGAAGGGCCTCAAAGGCAAGCAAGTGGTGCTGTATTTCTATCCCAAGGACGATACCTCCGGCTGCACGAAAGAGGCCTGCGACTTTCGAGACAACTTGGCACCGATCAAGAAGGCGGGGGCGGTCGTGCTCGGGGTCAGCATGGATGGGAAAGCCTCGCACCAGAAGTTCATCGCCAAATATGGGTTGCCGTTTGCGCTCCTGAGCGATGAAGATGCGGCGATCTGCAAGGCCTATGGAGTGTATAAAGAGAAGAGCATGTACGGCCGCAAGTACTGGGGCATCGAGCGGAGCACTTTTGTGATCGACGCCGACGGGCGGCTCAAGGCCCTCTTTCGAAAGGTGAAGGTGCCGGGCCACGTAGACGAGGTGCTCGCTGCGCTGAAGGCCTAG
- a CDS encoding RND efflux pump, membrane fusion protein, CzcB subfamily, whose amino-acid sequence MDELAATPAVSKPTKRWFFWLGTAALLILAVGGYLYRQDDDKSAIPVPPVKPALNKTEQAASEPSAELDAAPVDVQVTTPTRRDLVYTIKLPANISPLYQTTLYAKVSGYLKWIGPDKGDRVKKHQIVAVIDAPEVEEQYQQAVSDFKIKKLTYERLAKVWKESPDVIAKQDVDVAEAAYQGAKHLMEQRVAMRDYTKVRAPYDGTITARFADPGALIQIATSSATSAIPLFTIMALDTVRVYANVPQDDSPWVVPGKTKATITVTELPGRSFAGTVTRSTLALDPATRSLLVEIDLPNEDHALRPGTFAEAALGLREIPQALVLPPQAVTSSNKGKSIFVVEQGRAKSIPVQTGISDGRWMEITSGLRGDEEVVVVGKRRLLDGMPVRPAPFNLPEAKPSQQKFDRRVPGGSPPPPAAGTAPNQATQK is encoded by the coding sequence ATGGATGAACTTGCCGCCACGCCCGCCGTCAGCAAGCCGACCAAGCGCTGGTTTTTCTGGCTCGGCACTGCGGCGCTGCTCATCCTGGCGGTCGGCGGTTATCTCTACCGCCAGGACGACGACAAGAGCGCGATACCCGTTCCCCCCGTCAAGCCGGCCCTCAACAAGACCGAACAGGCAGCAAGCGAACCCTCAGCGGAACTCGATGCCGCGCCGGTGGACGTCCAGGTGACCACGCCGACCAGGCGCGACCTCGTCTATACGATCAAGCTGCCGGCCAACATCTCGCCGCTCTATCAAACCACGCTCTATGCCAAGGTCTCCGGCTACTTGAAATGGATCGGGCCGGACAAGGGCGATCGGGTGAAGAAACACCAGATCGTCGCCGTCATCGATGCGCCTGAAGTGGAAGAGCAGTACCAGCAAGCCGTATCGGACTTCAAAATCAAGAAGCTGACCTACGAGCGGCTGGCCAAGGTCTGGAAGGAGTCGCCGGACGTGATCGCCAAGCAGGACGTAGACGTGGCCGAGGCGGCCTATCAAGGGGCCAAGCACCTCATGGAACAACGTGTCGCGATGCGCGACTACACCAAGGTCCGCGCGCCGTACGACGGGACCATCACCGCGCGCTTCGCCGACCCCGGCGCACTGATCCAGATCGCCACCTCGTCGGCCACCAGCGCGATTCCCCTCTTTACGATCATGGCTCTCGATACGGTCCGCGTCTACGCCAACGTGCCCCAGGACGACAGCCCCTGGGTCGTCCCGGGCAAGACCAAGGCGACCATCACGGTCACGGAACTGCCGGGCCGTTCGTTTGCCGGGACTGTCACCCGCTCGACGCTCGCGCTCGATCCAGCCACCCGCAGCCTGCTGGTGGAAATCGACCTACCCAACGAAGACCATGCGCTCCGGCCCGGCACCTTCGCCGAAGCGGCGCTCGGTTTACGAGAGATTCCACAGGCCCTCGTGTTGCCGCCGCAGGCGGTCACGAGCAGCAACAAGGGGAAATCCATCTTCGTCGTCGAACAGGGCAGGGCCAAATCGATTCCCGTCCAGACCGGCATCAGCGACGGACGCTGGATGGAAATCACCTCCGGGTTGCGGGGTGACGAAGAGGTCGTGGTGGTCGGCAAACGGCGACTCCTGGACGGCATGCCGGTCCGGCCGGCGCCGTTCAATTTGCCAGAGGCCAAGCCGTCCCAACAAAAATTCGACCGGCGCGTGCCGGGCGGCAGTCCACCGCCGCCGGCCGCCGGCACCGCACCGAACCAGGCAACGCAGAAATAG